The genome window CTATCAAGCTGACAATGAAGACGCAGGGATGGGATGAAACCGGGTCAGCCCGGCTCCTTCATCCTGCGTCTGACGGGGAAAAACCTGTTAATCCGGCGGTTGGTAGCCGACTTCGAGCAGGGTGAAGACCGCCTCGCCCGCCGGACGGCGAACGTGGATCTCGTCTCCCTCCCGGCGACCGAGCAGCGCCTTGCCCATGGGGGAGTCGAGACTGATGTGCCCCTTGGCGGCATCGGTCTCGTCCGGGCCGACAACCCGGTAGACGACCTCGTCGCCCTCCTCGTTTTCGAGCCGTACCCAAGCCCCGAAAAAGACCGTACCCGTGGCCGGGGGCGGAGCGTCCACCACCGTGAGGGCATCGAGCCGCTGAGTAAGGAAACGGATGCGGC of Geobacter anodireducens contains these proteins:
- a CDS encoding transcription elongation factor GreB — encoded protein: MAGHSNYITPEGAKKLRTELTWLWKEERPRVTQGVADAAAEGDRSENAEYIYGKKRLREIDRRIRFLTQRLDALTVVDAPPPATGTVFFGAWVRLENEEGDEVVYRVVGPDETDAAKGHISLDSPMGKALLGRREGDEIHVRRPAGEAVFTLLEVGYQPPD